The Natrinema sp. DC36 genome includes the window TTCGAACGCGACCCGTTGCTCGTCGTCGCGACCCACCCCACTCGCGGGGTCGACATCGGATCGACGGAGTTCATCCACGAGCGCCTGCTCGACCTTCGACGGGAGGGCGTCGCGATACTGCTCGTCTCCTCGAACCTTGAGGAAGTGCAGGCCCTCTCCGACCGACTGGCAGTGATCTACGAGGGCGAATTCATCGACATCACCTCCCCCAACGACGTGACCGAAGAGGAACTCGGCTTGCTCATGGCCGGCCAACGGCCGGGCCAACGCAATACGGACGGATCGGCCAGAGGTGACGGTCAATGAGGGAGCGACTCGAGCACCTCCTCGAGCGCCTCGTTCGGGCGTCAGCTCTCGAGCGGATCCTCATCAGCGTCGCGGCGCTGTTCGCTGCCGTCCTCGTCGGCGGGGTGCTCGTGTTCGTGTCCGGCGGCTTTGCCACCTGCCGGACCGGCCTCGATCTGGGCGGCTGGACGTTCTGTTACAACCCGATGCAGGTCTACTACGAGCTGTTCCTCGGCGCGCTCGGCCACCCGTTCGAGAGCGGCTGGGAGCTCACCAATTTCGGCTTCGCGACGACGCTGCGGCGAACGACGCTGCTGATCTTCGCGGGGCTGTCCGTCGCGGTGGCGTTCCGCGCCGGCCTGCTCAACATCGGAACGCAAGGACAGCTGGTCGTCGGCGGGCTGGCGACGGCCGTCACCGTCGTCTACGCGGCGGCGATCGTCCCCGGCGGGTTCATCGGAACAATCGTCCTTATCCCGCTGGGCGTGTTCGCAGGCGCAGTCGTCGGCGGGTTCTACGGCGCGATTCCGGGGGTACTGAAGGCGTACGGCGACGCCAACGAGGTCATCACGACGATCATGCTCAATTTCGTTGCGACCGGCGTCACGGCGACGGTGCTGTCCTGGCAGTTCCAGGACCCGAACAGTAACAACCCGCAGACCAGACCCGTCCCCGGGTACGCAGAGATTCCGAACCTTCCCGTGATCGGGTTCGGCGGTCGAATGGACTTCTCGCTGCTCGCGCTGGCCTTCGCCGTCACGCTCATGATCGGGATCGCCTGGCTGTTCGCCCGAACCTCGTTCGGGTACGAACTGCGCACGAGCGGCCTCCAACCCGAGGCCGCCGCCTACGGCGGGGTCGACGACCGGCGCATGACCGTCGCGAGCATGACCCTCTCGGGCGCGCTCGGCGGCATCGGCGGCGCGTTCTGGGTGCTCATGGTTCACGGTAAATGGCTCAAGAACGTGCCCTCGCTTGGCTTCGACGGCATTGCCGTCTCGGTGCTCGCGGGGAACAACCCGCTGGGTGTCGGCGCGGCGGCGCTCCTGTTCGGTATCTTCGATAGCGGCGAGAGCTCGATCGGGACGGGAACGGACGTCCCGCCGGAGCTGGTCGGCATCCTAACGGGGCTTATCATCCTCTTCGTCGCGATGCCGGAGTTCTTCCGGATGCTCGGACTGCGCTTCCTCGGCACGAGGACGTCACGGCCGACTCGCGCGGACGGCGGTGAGGGAGGTGAAGTCGATGAGTAACCTGGTCTCGAAGCGAACCGCCGGGGCAGCCGCGGTTCTCACTGCCATCTGGATCGTCGTCGGACTGCTCGCCCCCGACTCGTGGCCCGGCGTCTTGCTCTCGATCGCCGCCAGTCCGAACACGCACACGAAAACGCTCCGGCTCGCCGTCCCCATCGCGCTCGCCGCGATCGGCGGCATCTTCGCCGAAAAGAGCGGCGTCATCAACATCGGGATCGAAGGGCTGCTCATCGTCTCGGGGTTCAGCTCGATTGTCGCTACCTACTGGCTCGGTTCCGGAAGCACGACGATGGGGCTGTCGAACCACTGGTGGGGACTCGTCGTCGGCGTCCTCGTCAGCGTCCTGTTCGCGCTGATCTTCGCGATCGTTTGCATCGAGTTCAAGGCCGATCAGATCATCGCCGGGCTCGCGGTCTGGCTCATCGCCCTGGGACTCGCACCGTTCGTCTCCCGGATCGTCTTCGGGAGTCCGAACGCCACCACCATGGGGACGTTCAAACCCGTCACGATCCCGCTGCTGTCGGAGATTCCGCTCCTCGGATACCTGCTGTTCGATACGCCACCGCAGGTGTATCTCATGCTGTTCGGTGCCGTGGCAGGCTGGTACCTGCTCTCCCGGACGAGCTTCGGCCGCTGGGTCGTCGCCAGCGGCGAGAACCCGAAGGCGCTCGACACGGCCGGCGTCGACGTCCGAAAGGTCCGCTACGCCGCGGTCCTCCTCTCGGGCGTCTTCGCCGGCCTCGGCGGCGCGGGCTTCGCGCTCGGCCAGCTCGGAACCTTCGCCGGCGGCGGCCAGACTGACATCGCCGGACGCGGGTTCATCGCGATCGCCACCTACCTGCTCGCGAACTACCACCCGATCGGCGCCCTGCTCGGGTCGTTCCTCTTCGCGGGACTCACCTCGATGCAAGACAGCCTCCAGGCAGCCGGGTACGCCATCCCGACCGAACTCATCCGGACGATCCCCTACGTGACGGT containing:
- a CDS encoding ABC transporter permease; the protein is MRERLEHLLERLVRASALERILISVAALFAAVLVGGVLVFVSGGFATCRTGLDLGGWTFCYNPMQVYYELFLGALGHPFESGWELTNFGFATTLRRTTLLIFAGLSVAVAFRAGLLNIGTQGQLVVGGLATAVTVVYAAAIVPGGFIGTIVLIPLGVFAGAVVGGFYGAIPGVLKAYGDANEVITTIMLNFVATGVTATVLSWQFQDPNSNNPQTRPVPGYAEIPNLPVIGFGGRMDFSLLALAFAVTLMIGIAWLFARTSFGYELRTSGLQPEAAAYGGVDDRRMTVASMTLSGALGGIGGAFWVLMVHGKWLKNVPSLGFDGIAVSVLAGNNPLGVGAAALLFGIFDSGESSIGTGTDVPPELVGILTGLIILFVAMPEFFRMLGLRFLGTRTSRPTRADGGEGGEVDE
- a CDS encoding ABC transporter permease, giving the protein MSNLVSKRTAGAAAVLTAIWIVVGLLAPDSWPGVLLSIAASPNTHTKTLRLAVPIALAAIGGIFAEKSGVINIGIEGLLIVSGFSSIVATYWLGSGSTTMGLSNHWWGLVVGVLVSVLFALIFAIVCIEFKADQIIAGLAVWLIALGLAPFVSRIVFGSPNATTMGTFKPVTIPLLSEIPLLGYLLFDTPPQVYLMLFGAVAGWYLLSRTSFGRWVVASGENPKALDTAGVDVRKVRYAAVLLSGVFAGLGGAGFALGQLGTFAGGGQTDIAGRGFIAIATYLLANYHPIGALLGSFLFAGLTSMQDSLQAAGYAIPTELIRTIPYVTVIVVLVFVGRTRLPEAAGDDYESGED